TCGTAGTGTTTTCACGATTATTCTCCACCCCATTTTCACCAGAAATATTAAACAATTTTTTTGAATCAGGAATGGCAGAAGATAACAGTCCCATGCTATCCCAAAAGAATCGGTTATTGAGTCGTAACCTTTCTTTAAAGTCTGCATGTATTTCTTTAGGAACATATTTGTGTGCGTTAGCTTTCTATTGGTTCCGCATTGTTGATATTTCTAATTTATTTGTTGTTTTCACATTTTTTCTTGCTGGAACTCCAGCCCTAATAAAGTCTTTAGATGATATCCGCAATAAGACTGTAAATATTGATATTTTAATGACCTCAGCAGCCTTCGGTTCTATTTTCATTGGTGGAGCCTTGGAAGGATCTTTACTTCTTGTTTTATTTGCTATTTCTGAAGCCCTTGGACAGATGGTATCAGGGAAAGCAAAGAGCACACTAGCTTCTTTAAAACATTTAGCACCTACTATTGCCTGGATAGTTGGTGAAGATGGGAACTTAGAAAAAACCCCAGTAAGTCAAGTTCAAGTTGGTGATATTATCCGAGTCAAAAGTGGCGAGATCGTTCCCTTGGATGGAGAAATTATTCACGGTTCCTCTTCTATTAATCTTATGCATCTTACTGGAGAAAAGATTCCCAAATCGTGTCAGATGGGTTCTGTAGTTCCCGCAGGAGCACATAATCTTGAAGGGAGTTTCGATCTGAAGGTTTTAAAAACAGGTGCGGACTCAACAATTGCCCATATTATCAATCTAGTTATTCAAGCACAGAAATCCAAACCTCGTTTACAACAACGTTTAGACAAATATTCCTCAGCCTATGCGCTGACTATCTTTGGTATTTCGACATCTATAGCTGTTTTGGTTCCTCTCTTTACTTCTATCCCTTTCTTAGGACCAAATAGCGCTTTTTATCGTGCCCTAGCATTTCTCATCGCAGCATCTCCTTGTGCATTAATTATTGCCATTCCCATTGCTTATCTAAGTGCAGTAAATGCCTGTGCAAAACATGGAGTTCTTCTTAAAGGCGGTGTAGTCTTAGATCGCTTAGCTTCTTGTAATTCTATTGTTATGGATAAAACAGGAACGCTAACCACTGGGGAGCTTACCTGTATTGGTTGTGATAATTTTGGAGAAAAAAATCCTGATTTCTTCCCTTCTATTTTAGCTTTAGAACAATCTTCTATGCATCCTATTGCACAAGCAATTGCTGCCTATCTTATAAAAAATAATGTCTCTTCTCTTCCTGCTGAAGAATATTGTATGATTCCAGGGAAAGGGGTTCGGGGTATTTTCCAAGGTCAAGAGGCGTTTGTAGGTAGAGTCGATACAGCTCTACAAAAAGTCCCTCAAGAGTACGTTCAAGAACTAGAAGAGCGTATACATACTGCCAGACAACGCGGAGAAATATGTTCACTAGCCTATTTACAAGGAAGCTGCGCATTATTTTATTTTAAAGATACTCCACGTCTTGATGCTGGGAAAATTGTGAAAGAACTTAGAGACGAAGGTTATCCTATTAGTATGCTCACAGGAGATCATCAAATTAGTGCAGAAAATACTGCGAAGCTCTTAGGAATTTCTGAAGTCTTTTCTGATTTATCTCCTGATGATAAATTAGAAAAAGTACGTGAACTTGCCAAGAAACGCCATATCCTTATGGTTGGTGATGGCATTAACGACGCTCCCGCTCTCGCACAAGCAACAGTTGGTGTCGCTATGGGAGAAGCAGGAAGTGCCACAGCGATAGAAGCTGCGGATATTGTTCTTCTCCATGATGCAATTTCCCTATTACCATGGATCATAAGAAAAGCAAAGAAGACGCGAAAAATCGTCACACAAAATTTAGGCTTAGCCTTAGCAATCATTCTTCTCGTTTCATGGCCCGCTTCACTAGGAATCATTCCTTTATGGCTTGCTGTGATTCTCCATGAAGGCAGTACAATTGTGGTAGGGCTTAATGCTCTACGGTTGCTAAAGTAATCCTCTTAGTATTTTGAGAATCTACGACTATAGATACTTTGCAAAATTCCTAAGGATGCCATTGTAGAAATCACCGAAGATCCCCCGTAGGAAACTAAAACTAAAGGGACTCCCGTAATAGGCATCAATCCACACATCATGCTGATATTGATTAACACGTGCATAGAAATATGCACGGTAATTCCTGCAGCTAATAATCTGCCGAAATCATCAACAGCTACAGCTACAGTTCGGCAGCCAAAACAAATGAGACAGTAAAACATCCATAAGGCAAAAAATAGCCCAATCAGACCGAATTCTTCTCCTAAAGCAGAAAATACCGAATCTGTATAACCGTAAGGTAACCAACCCCTACCAGCAAATTCCCCAGACTTCCATCCACGACCTTTAACACCACCCAGGCCGATAGAAATTAAAGATGCACGTTGGTGATGATTAGAAGGGCTTAGTCTTTCGTATTGGTATTCTTTAATCACCTTTAATGCATAAGGCTTAACCTTATCATGAGAAATAATCCCTGAGAAAATCAGCAAAGAGCAGAACATGCCTAAACCTGCAATTGTTGCACAGATTTTCACAAATAAAGGATGGATATTCCCTAAATAAAAAATTGCCAAAGCAACAGGACATAATACCAGGGCAGTCCCTAAATCTGGTTCTTTAAAAATAAGCAAAAAGGGAATACCCACAATAATACAAGCGAGTAAAGCTGTAATCTTCGAAGAAATTACTGATTTGCGTACATCTAACGTATAGCTAAGCATGATTACAACGATAAGCTTGGCATATTCAGAAGGTTGGACACTCAAACCGATAAAAGGGATTTTGTACCATCTATGAACATTTTGGACTGTAGGGACAAAAAATAAACCCACAAGACTCAAAAGCATGAGAATATAGAGAACCCACGCCCAGCTCCTTAATCTATGGTAATCAAGATACATACATAAAGAAAAAGCTAGCCATCCCAAAGCAAAATGACGAATTTGCATAATGCTTTTATTCGTGAGTAATCCTTTGGATGATGTGACTAGAATCGTAGAGGGGTCCATAGAAGAAATAACAACTACGCTAATCATCATTAATAAAATAATGACGATAAACACCCAAGAATTGACATAGCTGAAATATCTAGCGTTTCTCATAATGCTCTTTATAGCTTAAGAGTGGGATACTTCCAATGAAAGTTATTTATTATGAAATAGCAGAAACTCCTTCCACAAATGAAACAGCAAAACAGCTTATGCATCTATGGAATCCCTATGCTCTTACTGTTATTTCCACTCAAAAGCAAACAGCAGGGAAAGGTAAATTTAATAAAACTTGGTTCTCATCTAATAAAGATCTTACCGTATCGCTATGCTTTTTCATTACCGAATTAGACATTGATGTTAGCCAATTATTCCGTTTAGGAACAGAAGCAGTTCTCGCTCTCATCCAAGATCTAGGCATTCGTAATGGAACCATAAGATGGCCTAATGATGTTTTAGTAAATGAAGAAAAACTCTGCGGGGTTCTTAGTGAAACTATGCCTACACAAGGCTATTTAGGAATCACTTTAGGGATAGGGATAAATGGCAATACGAAAAAAGAAGAGCTAGCTTCTATAGACCAACCAGCAACATCCCTTTCAATACTATTAAATCATACTGTAGATCTTGGAGAAGTTCGTGAAAAGCTTATTGAACATGCAAAAAAAAGTATCTTGCGAAGATTCTCAAAAATCCTAGCGAGAGAAATAGATCATAGGTAGATCAAGAAAACGAAATAGTCTAGAGGCTATCCACAATGATGGGCTTGATCTTTGTTTTAAATATTTCTCAACAGCCTGCTCGTAAGCGGCGGTCTCAAAGGCAAATAAATTATCCCTAGCCCAAAAATCCTCTAGAGAACAAACAATATCCTCGCATTCATCATGTTTCTTTATTGATTCTAAAATCTCATGGACAAGTTTAGGAAGAGTTTCCTCCATTTCCTGAAACGCAAAAAGAATGTCGTAACCCTGTTTTAAAAACTCTCGCCAAGACATTTTATGATGCTGTGTTAAAAACTCTGTTTCCTGAGATAATCGTGGTGAGGCAAAAGTTATTGGAAGCGAAAGTAACGCCTGACGTTTTGCTATTGCATGAGAAAGTAAACATTCCCAAGAAAGCATAACATTCTTTACGAGATAGTATAGCTGACAGTATGCTCCAAGAAAAGCACCGAATAATAAGCTAAAAATAACTACAAAGACTAATCCTGCCATAGGTTGCATATGGCTCACCAATGATAAAAAAGCAACAGAGCACTACATATACGTAAGAATCTCAGCATCGGTAAGCTCACGATATTCCCCATAGCGAAGACCTCCAAGAACAAAACTTCCTATACGAATACGTGTGAGCTCTAAAATAGGCAACCCCGCAGCTTCTGCAAACAAACGGATTTCATGTTTTTTCCCTTCGTTTACAATAATTTTAATTGTACCCCGACGAATTTTCTCAACAGAAACAGGACGAATTTTCTTACCATCAATAACAGTCCCTTCCATAAGATCTTCAAGATTTTTAGCAGTAATTTCACGGTTCACCTTAAGCAAATATTCTTTGGTAATTCCAAAAGAAGGATGGATAATCTTATTAGAAAATTCTCCATCATTCGTTACTAAAATCAGTCCTGAAGTTTCCTTATCTAATCTGCCGACAGTAAATACCCGATAAGGAAGATGAGAAAATAAATCGATAACCAGCTTATCTCCTGGGAATTTTTTCTCCGAAGAACATAAATATCCCAAAGGTTTATGCACCATAAAATATACTTTCTTAGTCATACCTACACGTTGACCATCTACCTTCACAGTATCCGTTTCTTCATCTACCACTATGAAAGGGCCGGGAGCCACACGACCATTTACAGTTACATGACCTGAAAAAATAATCTCATCACACTTCCTGCGTGATGCAACACCAGAAGAAGCCAAAAACTTATTGAGACGAACCTTTGCCATAATATTCTCCATTCGAGACATATATTGTGCCCAAGAATAACAATAGAGGTCCACTGTTCTTTGTTATAAAAAAATATTGTCGCGAAAAATATCTTTCTTCTAGACAAAAGTTTTTTTGTTCCTATGCTAGTTTTCTTAATCCACTACTCAGGAAGTCATGGCTTTTCTTATCTTATTACGACACGGAAAATCCGTCTGGAATGAAAAAAATCTTTTTACAGGATGGGTAGATATCCCTCTGAGTCAAAAAGGAATCGATGAAGCTATTCACGCGGGTCAGGTAATAAAAGACCTCCCAATAGACTGCATTTTCACTTCTTCTCTTGTTAGAAGTTTGATGACAGCATTGCTTGCAATGACACATCACAACTCTAAAAAAATTCCTTATATTGTTCATGATGATGAACAAAAGAAACAGATGAGCAGGATCTATAGTGATGAAGAAAAGAATATGATCCCTCTTTATCGTTCTAGCGCACTAAACGAAAGAATGTATGGAGAACTTCAAGGAAAAAATAAAAAAGAAACTGCTGAGAAATTTGGTGAGGAACAGGTCAAATTATGGAGAAGAAGCTATAAAACAGCACCTCCTAGTGGAGAAAGTCTCTACGATACTGGACAACGTACCGTCCCCTATTTTGAAGAAACCATCTTTCCTTTATTGAAGAATTCAAAAAATGTATTTATATCTGCTCATGGAAATTCCTTACGTTCACTTATTATGGATATAGAAAAATTAAGTGAAGAAGAGGTACTCTCTTTAGAGTTACCTACAGGAAAACCCATAGTATATTTATGGACCGGCCACACATTCGAACGACATCCAGAACCATTTGGTTAAACAATCAACAAGCAATACCTCCTTCAGTTTCAGTACGAGAGAGCTTGGAGACTTATTCTGATCCATTTTCTTTAACACCTTCGTCAGCAATGAAATTGCTTAACGAAACTGAAGAGGTTGCTCGTAAGCTTGTCGGTTGTTCTGAAGAAACTCATACATTTCATTTTCTTCCTCATTTTCCCCACGCTGCAGCAATTATCGTAGCTGCTTTATTAGAAAATCTTACCTTTTTCCAAGGGAGGAATCATCTTTTAGTCTCCTCTCATGAGCAACAATATAATATTGATGCTATTTGCCGCCGGCAAGGATTAGGAACTACCTACGATTGGGTAACCATAAACTCTTCAGGAAGACTTTCCCCAGAACAACTTACAGAGGCACTCACACCACGCACTCTACTCTTTTCATTATCTGCTGCTAATGGTATGACAGGATTCATTGAACCTATAGAATCTCTACAACCCTTATGCAAAGATCGTGGTGTCGTTCTACATTTAGATCTTTGTGATATTTTAGGACGTGCAGCACTCACCCCAGAAATGCTCGATGCTGATATTCTTACATTTTCTTCTTTAGCCTTAGGAGGAATTGGAAATATCGGAGGCATGTTTATTAAAAAATCCCTCAGTAAGTTTTTTAATTTATGGCTCCCTACAAATTCTCCAGGAACCATATGTTTAGGTTCCGTAGCGGCGATGAAGACAGCATGCCAGGAACGCTTATCCTCTTTTTCTTCATTAATTTTATCTTCAATCAATTTAAGAAATAAACTTACAAAAGAACTTCAAGCAGCCTGTTCCGACGTGCAATTTCTTTTCCCAGAACTAGAAAATAAACTTCCTAATGTGATGATTGCTACTATAGGAGATATTCCGGCTGAAAGTTTAGCCTTTTTCCTACATCAACAAGGTATCTATCCAGGACTGGGCTACGAACGTTTCCAACCCCTATCTCAAATATTACAAAATTGTGGGGTATCACCTTTCCTCTGTCACAGCGCTCTACACTTTTCTTTCACAGAGAGAACGAAAGATGAACAATTTACAACTTTAGGACGTAGTATCCAAGAGGGTAGCGCCCACCTTCAATCTGCAATTGCGAGCT
This portion of the Chlamydia crocodili genome encodes:
- a CDS encoding 2,3-bisphosphoglycerate-dependent phosphoglycerate mutase; this translates as MAFLILLRHGKSVWNEKNLFTGWVDIPLSQKGIDEAIHAGQVIKDLPIDCIFTSSLVRSLMTALLAMTHHNSKKIPYIVHDDEQKKQMSRIYSDEEKNMIPLYRSSALNERMYGELQGKNKKETAEKFGEEQVKLWRRSYKTAPPSGESLYDTGQRTVPYFEETIFPLLKNSKNVFISAHGNSLRSLIMDIEKLSEEEVLSLELPTGKPIVYLWTGHTFERHPEPFG
- a CDS encoding aminotransferase class V-fold PLP-dependent enzyme, producing MDRPHIRTTSRTIWLNNQQAIPPSVSVRESLETYSDPFSLTPSSAMKLLNETEEVARKLVGCSEETHTFHFLPHFPHAAAIIVAALLENLTFFQGRNHLLVSSHEQQYNIDAICRRQGLGTTYDWVTINSSGRLSPEQLTEALTPRTLLFSLSAANGMTGFIEPIESLQPLCKDRGVVLHLDLCDILGRAALTPEMLDADILTFSSLALGGIGNIGGMFIKKSLSKFFNLWLPTNSPGTICLGSVAAMKTACQERLSSFSSLILSSINLRNKLTKELQAACSDVQFLFPELENKLPNVMIATIGDIPAESLAFFLHQQGIYPGLGYERFQPLSQILQNCGVSPFLCHSALHFSFTERTKDEQFTTLGRSIQEGSAHLQSAIASSV
- a CDS encoding cation-translocating P-type ATPase, whose product is MFSRLFSTPFSPEILNNFFESGMAEDNSPMLSQKNRLLSRNLSLKSACISLGTYLCALAFYWFRIVDISNLFVVFTFFLAGTPALIKSLDDIRNKTVNIDILMTSAAFGSIFIGGALEGSLLLVLFAISEALGQMVSGKAKSTLASLKHLAPTIAWIVGEDGNLEKTPVSQVQVGDIIRVKSGEIVPLDGEIIHGSSSINLMHLTGEKIPKSCQMGSVVPAGAHNLEGSFDLKVLKTGADSTIAHIINLVIQAQKSKPRLQQRLDKYSSAYALTIFGISTSIAVLVPLFTSIPFLGPNSAFYRALAFLIAASPCALIIAIPIAYLSAVNACAKHGVLLKGGVVLDRLASCNSIVMDKTGTLTTGELTCIGCDNFGEKNPDFFPSILALEQSSMHPIAQAIAAYLIKNNVSSLPAEEYCMIPGKGVRGIFQGQEAFVGRVDTALQKVPQEYVQELEERIHTARQRGEICSLAYLQGSCALFYFKDTPRLDAGKIVKELRDEGYPISMLTGDHQISAENTAKLLGISEVFSDLSPDDKLEKVRELAKKRHILMVGDGINDAPALAQATVGVAMGEAGSATAIEAADIVLLHDAISLLPWIIRKAKKTRKIVTQNLGLALAIILLVSWPASLGIIPLWLAVILHEGSTIVVGLNALRLLK
- a CDS encoding pseudouridine synthase, with the protein product MAKVRLNKFLASSGVASRRKCDEIIFSGHVTVNGRVAPGPFIVVDEETDTVKVDGQRVGMTKKVYFMVHKPLGYLCSSEKKFPGDKLVIDLFSHLPYRVFTVGRLDKETSGLILVTNDGEFSNKIIHPSFGITKEYLLKVNREITAKNLEDLMEGTVIDGKKIRPVSVEKIRRGTIKIIVNEGKKHEIRLFAEAAGLPILELTRIRIGSFVLGGLRYGEYRELTDAEILTYM
- a CDS encoding biotin--[acetyl-CoA-carboxylase] ligase, with the protein product MKVIYYEIAETPSTNETAKQLMHLWNPYALTVISTQKQTAGKGKFNKTWFSSNKDLTVSLCFFITELDIDVSQLFRLGTEAVLALIQDLGIRNGTIRWPNDVLVNEEKLCGVLSETMPTQGYLGITLGIGINGNTKKEELASIDQPATSLSILLNHTVDLGEVREKLIEHAKKSILRRFSKILAREIDHR
- a CDS encoding FtsW/RodA/SpoVE family cell cycle protein; the protein is MRNARYFSYVNSWVFIVIILLMMISVVVISSMDPSTILVTSSKGLLTNKSIMQIRHFALGWLAFSLCMYLDYHRLRSWAWVLYILMLLSLVGLFFVPTVQNVHRWYKIPFIGLSVQPSEYAKLIVVIMLSYTLDVRKSVISSKITALLACIIVGIPFLLIFKEPDLGTALVLCPVALAIFYLGNIHPLFVKICATIAGLGMFCSLLIFSGIISHDKVKPYALKVIKEYQYERLSPSNHHQRASLISIGLGGVKGRGWKSGEFAGRGWLPYGYTDSVFSALGEEFGLIGLFFALWMFYCLICFGCRTVAVAVDDFGRLLAAGITVHISMHVLINISMMCGLMPITGVPLVLVSYGGSSVISTMASLGILQSIYSRRFSKY